A single genomic interval of Bos javanicus breed banteng chromosome 8, ARS-OSU_banteng_1.0, whole genome shotgun sequence harbors:
- the TAL2 gene encoding T-cell acute lymphocytic leukemia protein 2 — translation MTRKIFTNTRERWRQQNVNSAFAKLRKLIPTHPPDKKLSKNETLRLAMRYINFLVKVLGEQSLQQTGVAAPGNILGLFPQGPHLPDRTLLGDYQVPSPSSSHHIP, via the coding sequence ATGACCAGAAAGATCTTCACAAACACCAGGGAGCGGTGGAGGCAGCAGAATGTCAACAGTGCCTTTGCCAAGCTGAGGAAGCTCATCCCCACTCACCCTCCAGACAAGAAGCTGAGCAAAAATGAAACACTTCGCCTGGCCATGAGGTACATCAACTTCCTGGTGAAGGTCTTGGGAGAGCAGAGCCTACAGCAAACAGGAGTGGCCGCTCCAGGAAACATTCTGGGCCTCTTCCCCCAAGGACCCCACCTGCCAGACAGGACTCTCCTTGGCGACTACCAGGTTCCATCACCCAGCTCAAGCCACCACATTCCATAA